The segment CGTGATCGCTCCCGTCAGGAGGTAATAAGTGGTCATCACTGCGACCCAGCCGTAGAAGGTCATCACCGCCACATCGCCCAGCCCTAGGTAGGCTAGCGGATAGGGACCGCCCGTATACATCCAGGCGAAGAGTATGATGAGTGCACCGAGGAGGAGGAGCCACGGGTTGGTCAGCAGGCAAAGGGTCACGCCCGCCACAGCTGCGATAAGACCCCAGAAGAGTGCCACCCCGATGATGTCCCGCTCTCGCAATTGACCCGAAGCAAGTGGACGGCTAAAGCCTACACGCTCGCCACCATCAGCACCACGCTTGAAGTCGTAGTAGTCGTTGCAGCAGTTAGAGAAAGATTGCGCCGACAGTCCCACGACAAGGCAGAGCACCGCTATGAGCCAATTAGAGCCCCCCTGTAGCCAAGCCAAAGTGATAGCAACGGCTATCGG is part of the Porphyromonas asaccharolytica DSM 20707 genome and harbors:
- the menA gene encoding 1,4-dihydroxy-2-naphthoate octaprenyltransferase, with protein sequence MTLKQFISVSRPYSWPASLAPIAVAITLAWLQGGSNWLIAVLCLVVGLSAQSFSNCCNDYYDFKRGADGGERVGFSRPLASGQLRERDIIGVALFWGLIAAVAGVTLCLLTNPWLLLLGALIILFAWMYTGGPYPLAYLGLGDVAVMTFYGWVAVMTTYYLLTGAITTQSFLVATAMGAVAVNILVVNNYRDYEEDRKNDKRTSIVRLGQEFAPKFYLANILLAWLLSIVAFKGNIWGIVLLLPYLLYALSVYRQMIHVTGSQLNAVLRRTSMGVVLLAVVHIAAYLIDGLLL